Genomic DNA from Solanum dulcamara chromosome 4, daSolDulc1.2, whole genome shotgun sequence:
TTTCTTTATTAGCTATCAaaattatgattaattcaaaataaaaggcTGGCAGATTGGTTGTTTATGATACAACATTAATGCGAATATCGGATATTGATTGTTTATAATAAAGTATTAATGTGGATATCGAACATCGggtgaaaaaaaaatcaaacctcTTATATTCATTGGAAATTTCTATTATTAATGCGACGGATATCAGAGATCGGGAAAAAGAGAAGTCAGAGGAAAGATCGGGAAAAAGAGAAGTCAAACCTCTtgttaggggtgtacatggaccgggttggttcggattttttacaaaccaaaccaaaccatttgtgtcgggttattaaatctataaaccaaaccaaaccaataaaaatcgggtttttcgatatcaatttttctcggatttttcgggttttttggtttttttgggtttctcgggtttttcatagtatctaataaaaagcacagagcagtacttcttaaaaagagttctagtacaaaatatcaacatataagatggaggcagaacactgtttgaagttttaactttataatataactttataagatgagcttttttgtatattatttagatgagcttctcaaatccaaatctaaatgtaagaaagaaaacaaagattataaaaaaaaattaaaaaatatttataaattatattttaataaatatttttatgtataacataatttaaaagtagtatatctataatcgggttggtttgggttcggtttgactttttttagttaaaaccaaatcaaccctataatggtcgggttttttttccaaacaccaaaccaagtcaaaccaaaccactagtggggttttttttccggtttggttcggtttgtcggtttggtgcggtttatcggtttgccctgtacagacCTAACTCTTGTAGTTGGGAATGTCCCAATGCCAGCTGCTGGTTCCAATGACACATTTTATAGTtgctttattttaatttaactaGAAAAAATTGGGATCTAACCTCAAAAGTACCTCTTTCTCGTCCTTTCATATTATGGCACTGAATTTCTTGCAAGTAAATTAGTACGTATTTCTCACAAGGTTTCACATCAAGTTTTCAGAGACAAAAGAAACGCTACTAGGTGATTTTTCTCCTCCTGAATTTTGACAAATAGAATTATCCATCGAGAGGTAACACATATGCATCAAATTAATGGATGCACAAGGTTGGTCCGAACTCCAAACATTTACGAttaatgaaatttatttttttctaaaaaatctatcgaaaacaaaataattaataataatatatcctTAACATTAGGCGTTATATGAAATCCAAGTTAATTATTTGATGCTAAAGTTCATTTAAATAGTTTTGAAACAAAACCAAATATATTAATGATTTTGAGTTCGAATTCAATTAGGTAAATTAAAAGTACAGTAAAAactttttctctttcatttgaATAAGCACTCTAATGTTCTTTTTAGGGCAAACCAGTCTGCCAAACAATATTGTGAGTTCAACTTCTGACAAATATCTCGTTAGAGATTTTAATACTCCTAGTACTTAGTACtttattgttttaaaaaatagaatatgATGTTGCataacattatttttttcatgtttaaatgaatttgatatgGTTAAAAGTATAAGCAAACAAATAGCTAACGTTCACTTCATTTAATATATCCATCTTTTGTAATCAACAATGTTTTCACATTCACGTCTTTTTCTTCATTTagtcaacaataacaacatattcagtgtaataatattaataaatattattgataaaaatgtaaaaatagATGTGGCAAATACAATGCTTCTGCTTAAAATCACCCTATGTCACAAACAGAGTGAAACAATGCCTAACTAGTTACTAAGTTTCTATCTTAATACACACCCTCCAAAACCTTTGGTTTTACCAGATAATTAAAGCAATTAATCTCCGTGTATCTGCTCTACTCTAACATTTGGTGACCAAAAAAAATTCCCAACAGTCATATGTGGGCTAATCAAACAAGAGGTTTTATTATCcatcaaattttccaaaaaataatgaagaaaaagagCTAATGCAACGGATATCggcaaaaaataaatgaaatggaTACGGAAAAGATTAAAGAAACTAATGCAATGGATTTGGAATGGATATTTACTTCCTCCCTTCATTTTTACTTATCACTGTTTGATATGACAAtgctcattaaaaaaataattattaatatagGTATTTTATCATACTATTtctattaattgatgtttatatTGGGTCTTGGGAAATAATTTGGAGAATATTCCttccatattaactgaatttcgggattttttttcattgttcaaagttcaagatgaatgtttgaattttttttttgtatttgtcCTTTTCTTTAATgaagtttgatattttttaggAGATAAATTGTACTGcttacaaagttatatttatgatttcacacaGAACAATAACATGAAAAAAGATAATTGTTTTCTCTGATATgtcaaaaatgataaataaaaataataatttattttagaaataagTGACAAGTAAAAGCAGAACCGAAGGAGtaatacaaaaaagaaaaaagaaactatGCAATGGTCTAAAAACGAATAGTATTTGGGTAATCCAGAAATAATTCTAACAACAAAAGATTAAGGAAGGATTAATTACTTAATCAAATTTTGGGAGATATAGTGAAATTACAAGAAAGTCCAACTGATCGTGTCCGTATCCTGCGGCATTATTCAGCAATCTCTTTCAGTCCGTTGCTGACATAAAAATGAACAATCGTTGCCTTGTTCTCGATCTCTTCGCCTTTTATCTCCATTTTCCTACCTTCTGCTTCTTTCCATAATCAAAATTTGCTTaaaaaatcttctttttttttttttctttttctttcagtAACCAAAACCCATATCTCGAAACAAGAAAATAAGTGTTTTTCGTATTTCTTTTGTATATACAAACAGTGCCATTTAAAACTTTGAGACCCACATGCAGATTATTCGTTTTGTATATTTCTTGTTCATTTTGTGCTCAGTCTTTGAGTTCAATAAGAGATTTCTGGGTTGTTTCTTGGATTTTGTTTTCATGGATTGTGTTGAATCCCTGAAGCGTTTGAGTATGAATGCTGATTTGGGATTTGGGTTTCTGGTGATTGGGTGGTTTGGGCAACTGTATAAAGTTTTGGGGTTGTTCTTGTTGTTTGGTTTGGGATTGAGGGTCTTGCAATTTAGTTGGTACTTTTATGGAAAATCAGGTGAATTGAGAAATGGGTGTTGCTCCAAAATTGATTTTGATGGGAAGTGTAGTGCAAAGATGAAGTTTTGCAAGTCTGGGCTGTTAAAACTGTTGATGAATTCGAACTTAGAAGTGGGAAAAAATGAAACCAGAAATGGTGGTTTATTGGATAAAGTGAAATGTGTTTCAGATGAGGAATTGGATGATGAAAGGGAGGAGTATGAACAAGAGTGTTACGATGAAGACAAAGTGTTTGATGTTTTGTCACTGAGAAAAATGGTTGAGCTTGAAAGGCACAGAGCAAATGCTGCTTGTTTGGAACTTGAAAAGGAGAGAATGGCTGCTGCTACAGCAGCTGAGGAGACAATGGCTATGATTTTGCGCTTACAGAATGAGAAGAGTTTAGTTGAAATGGAAGCAAATCAATATAAAAGGTTGGCTGAAGAGAAGCAACTCCATGACCAAGAAGTGATCCAATCATTACAATGGCTTGTACTTCAGCATGAATCAGAGAGAAGTATCTTGGAAGACCAACTCAAATCATGTAGTGAAAAGTTGAAGCCTTTTGGGAAAAGGGATTATGAAGGGGACCACTCAGAAGTAGCTGAGGAGAATCATAGTTCTCTCAACACCAATCTTGATGATGCTTTTCACAATACCCTCTTTAGTTCTCTTGACATGGATTTGTCAGCAGagtaagttttttttattacttGGGAAAACACTAAATACTGTAGATTTGCCTCCCTTCATTGCAGACCAGGAACTTTTTGGTATTGAGATAGTGCATCAACTTGTCCAGCTATAACCAACATCAAGAAATGGTCCATACACTGTGACTTGCCCTATGATTGTTCTTAAACAGTTTTACTTGAATCTCTAGCCACTAATTGGTTCTTGAACAGTTCAAGGTAGAGTGACAGAAACCAGCTCCTCCTTGTGTAGTGGaatgatgttcaatttttacttgtaaatataATGATAGTATTAATATAGCAACTCAATTCTTATCAAGAAATAAACTTTTATCTTTTGCTTTTTCTAAGTGTTACATGAATAATGTTAACAAGATTTTACTGTTCCTTGCAAGTATATCTAGATTGCTGATAAAGTTGTCAATGATAGCCCAATAATCTAAGGATCAGCAAGCCCCAGAAGTAGGTCATTTTGGAATGTGTCTGTTCATCAGCTTGTCACCGTCTCTTGCATGCTCTGAGActcatttttttaaatcattttgTATTAATTATATTGTATCAGATGAGTACATGGAGTACCCACCATAAAAGGATGAGCATAGATAATATTTCACAAGATGTACCCCATTAATGAGTAAAGATCCCCCTTctgataaaattttgaaatatcaaaAATGGATCTTAGGCTTTTTTCACAATAGAAGACAGATTCTCCCTTCATTGTTTGGCATTATTTCCTTTTCTCTTTATGTTCGTAACTTGTAATTCTGGCAACCTGATCGTTTACGCAAGGTAGATTtgtaaaaagaaatgaaaataaaaagaaatggaTGTTTCATCCAACCGAAGTGATGTTCCACGTTAATCAGGTCAATTagtttcaactttttagagaattAATACTGAACAAGACAAAAACTATGGAATAACAATTTGGAGAACAAAGCAACGGCTAAACAGGCATCAATGTTCCCATGTTATCATTGAGTCTAACATTTAACAAAGTTTATCAAGCTGCAATCTTATTTGCTCTGAAGGAATTCATAATTGCACGAATGTCACTTTCCTCTTGGACAAACACCTTTTCAGGTGTTTGTATTCTCAATTCATATAAACAGTTGTTTTCCACTCCGAGGACTGAAAGGTATCGCCTGTCCCATTCCAGACGAGCAACTCGATCTTGTGGCATTATAGCCAGTTCATTATTGTTTGCGTAAGACTTGATATTCACCTACTCATGACAAATACTGATATAAGAATCAAGAAGAAATGCAATACAAATCAACAAAGACAAATAAGCTTTAACTGGGAGCTATTCTCCCAGAAAAAGGCGTGACACTACTTATATATAGTATGTTAAGAAAGACAACAGCTCCTTCCCACGGCCAAGGCTGGACAGTTGGAACGTGAGCAACATCATATGGGGTCCAACATTGGGTAAACTAAGAATAGGGAAGAGTatgactctgataccatgaaaaaGTAATAGACCTTGCGCCTAACTCGAGAGTCAACCTAAAAGCTAGCTCATTAGGTGAGGATCACCCAAAACCATACAAGGAAACCAACTCATATCCTCCACCAATGTGGAACACACTAACATAGTACGAACAACATTATGTA
This window encodes:
- the LOC129885705 gene encoding protein FLOURY 1-like; amino-acid sequence: MQIIRFVYFLFILCSVFEFNKRFLGCFLDFVFMDCVESLKRLSMNADLGFGFLVIGWFGQLYKVLGLFLLFGLGLRVLQFSWYFYGKSGELRNGCCSKIDFDGKCSAKMKFCKSGLLKLLMNSNLEVGKNETRNGGLLDKVKCVSDEELDDEREEYEQECYDEDKVFDVLSLRKMVELERHRANAACLELEKERMAAATAAEETMAMILRLQNEKSLVEMEANQYKRLAEEKQLHDQEVIQSLQWLVLQHESERSILEDQLKSCSEKLKPFGKRDYEGDHSEVAEENHSSLNTNLDDAFHNTLFSSLDMDLSAE